DNA sequence from the Marinilongibacter aquaticus genome:
ATTGGTGTAGAACTCATCGGTTTGAGGGGCTACAACGAGGGAATCGTGCATGAAAAAACCTATGCGGAGCAAACGGCAGAAGTAACCGGACAGACCAGTTCAAATTCGCAAGTGAGCAGACAAGGCGGTATCATTTACAATAAATACACTGCCGAGTTGCGTTATCCTGTATCGTTGAACCCATCGGCCACCATTTATGCCCTGTCTTTCTTGGAAGCAGGTAATAGCTGGGGCAGTTACAAAGATTTCAACCCATTTAAACTGCGTAGATCCGCAGGTATTGGTGTACGTGTCTTTATGGCTGCATTTGGTTTGTTGGGCTTTGATTACGGATACGGATTTGATCCAATACCGGGTGTGCAGGGCAAAGGCCTGAAACGTTTCACATTCAGTATCGGTCAACAAATTCGTTAGTCTTAATAAATGTGAACGAACCAACCCTTTTCTGCTGAATACGGTCAAATGGTAAAATCCAAGACCCAGTGAATAAAATGGTTGAGGCGAAAAATGCAATGAAGATGAAAAAGTCATTATTTTTCCTATTTTTGTCGCTCCTTTCGGTCAATGGGATTGCCCAAAAGTTTGGCTACATAGACTCTGATTATATTCTGAGCAAAATGCCAGAATACAAAGAGGCGGTAGAAAGCATGAATACCTATTCGGAAGAATGGGTGAAAGACATTCAGACCAAATACAGAGAAGTGGAAGGCCTTAAATTGAAATATCAAGAAGAGGAAATTCTGCTGACTGATGCCATGCGAAAGGAACGCGAGGGTGAAATCGCTCGAAAAGAAGAAGAAGTGAAAAACTTGAACAATCAGGTTTTCGGTTTGAATGGCCAACTTTTCTTGAAAAAGAAAGAGATCATGAAGCCCATAATGGACATGATCTATGTGGCTTGCGAAAAAGTAGCCCGACAAAAGAAACTCATGTTTATCTTCGACAAAGCTTCGGATTTGACCATGATTTATACCGATCCGCGTCACGATTACACGGATTATGTGCTCGAGGCAATGGGTATTGCGGAAGAGAATAAAAAGTAAAACAGTAAAACAAATTAAACTAGATAGAAACGATGAAAATTAAAGTACTTGCAGCCCTTTTTGCTCTGGCAATGCTGACTGGTTTCGGTGTTCAGGCCCAAGTGAAAATCGGTTACACGAATATTGACTATATCTTGACAAATATTCCCGATTCAAAAGAGGTGCAATCAAAATTGGCTACCGAACAAGCTCAGTACAAGAAATTGTTGGATGAAAAAATCGGCGATTTCCAGAAAAATTACGAAGACTATCAAAAAAATGCAGCTACAATGACTCCCGTAATCCGTCAGGATAAGGAGAAAAGCTTGCAAACTGCTCAAGAAGCCATCCAAGAATTCCAACAGAATTCAGAAGCGGCATTGCAAAGAAAACAACAAGAGCTTTTGGCTCCTGTAATGGATAAAATCCAAGGTGCAATCGATGCCGTGGCAAAAGCAAACGGATACACTTACGTATTGAACTCTGATGCAGGATACGGCACAACTCCAGTAGTATTGGTTGCTCCAGATGGCGATAATATTACGGATTTGGTATTCAAGCAATTGGGCGTAGAGCCTCCAAAAGCCGACGCTGGAAGCTCTCAAAACTAAGATTTTAATTTGATGGAGAGCCTCTTTGACCTGTTCAAAGAGGCTTTTTCTTTTTAATCTGATTGCATGAATTACCTCATTGTCGATTTGAACATTACCTTGGATGGTCACAAGCTCGGCTTTGTGCAAGAAATGCTGCATTACCTTTCACAAAAACAGTATGCTGACCACCAGTTCCACTTCCTTGTCAATGTTGATTTGGAGAAAGAGGAAAATTCAGCCGTTCGCGTGCATGCAATCGATAAATCGTACCAGGCCAAATTTGACCGCCACAAAGGCTTGAAAAAATATCAGGAGCAGTGGAAATACATTCACCTGAAAGCCAGTCAACAATCGATCGATCGTGTAATTCTCATGGAGTTCGACCTTTATCAGGCGGCCATTGGAATGGACAAAAATTGTCATTTCGGCATTTCGGGTATTTGGTTTAGACCTTATCCCCGCCAACAGCCCATCGGGCTTTCTTTATTCGGCAAACTGAAATTCCCGTTAAAAAGGCAGCAAAAAAAGCTCTTGCTTCGCACGGCTTTACGCAACAAAAGACTCGACAGCATTTTCATACTCAACGATCAGGCTACCGTAGACAAACTGAATGCCCGACACGGCAACAGGTTTGCTTACCTTCCCGATCCCGTGTTTGAGTACAACTGCCCGTCACTTTCCAATATTCGACAACAATACGGAATTGATGCCGCCCGAAAAATACTTTTGGTTTTCGGCTATATCGACGACAGAAAAAACATTCCGAATATCTTGAAAGCCGTGGAAAAGCTTTCGAGAGAAGAACAAAGCAATTTATGCCTGCTGATGGTGGGCAAGGTAGCCCCAAACTACCAAGAGCTTGTTTCACAGGCCATCGACAAACATAAATCGAATGCCCAACTTTTGCAAATAGACAGTTTTGTAGAGAACTGTGAAATGGAGGCTTTGTTTCAACAAAGCGACCTTGTGCTTCGCATGAACGTCAATTATTTTGCCAGCAGTGGAATTATTGGGATGGCGGCCAAATACAACAAGCCCTCACTGGTTTCGGATTACGGCATTGTAGCCGAATTGACCGAAAAGTATGCATTGGGCAAGATTGCCGATCCGCTGCACATCGGGCAAATCAAATCGGCTTTGTCTGATTTCCTAAATCATCCTGAAAAATGGACGGTAGACGGGCAAAACTATTTCCGCGAGCACAACACCCAAGCCTTCGTCGAAACGCTTCTATTTATAGGGGGTAGCAATCTCCAAAAATCACCCCGATAACAATTCATTAACATTTCCTCCTAAAATGGATACTGGCACCAGAAAGACTGGCCTCTAAATCAATAACACCAAAACTCCTTACAATAAATACATTACAACTCTATTCAAAACCAAAAGGTAGAAGTTCCTTTGATAGTTATTATTAAAAGCCTTTGCTTAATACGTAAGAAAATAGCGTAGAACTGCTTCAATATTGCCCAATTCAACACTAATATCTTATATCTACTGTACTTTTTCCCTCTATAATTTGTATCTCCAAATATATTTTATTTACTTTATTATGTACATTAGTCAATTAACCTATTGTAAGTAAACCTATCCTATTATGTCTTGGCTCTTAAATTCTCACCAATTAGTTTACAAATTCGTTAATCAGCATATCTCCGATAAGAAGTGTTCCATTGCAAAAGATGTACTAATTGAGATTTTTTTTAGGGGGGATAAAATGCTCGGAATCTTTACTAAGAATAAAAAAATCATCAACGATTACCTTGAGTATTGATTAATAATAGAAACCACAAATCCATTCATTTTAAAACCTTTTCCAATTTTAACTATAGGAAATTTAAAACAAAAAATAATTTTGAAAAGTTTGCTCATGAAATTCTTTATTGTTTCCCGACCACCTCCATAATTACGAACTATTGAGGAATATTCACGACTAGTTGATTAGCCTCCTTCCGTATTCAAGTAATATCATATGAAGAAGACCTCGTGATATCACTTAAATAGTAAAAGAGAAATTGAATCTTTTGTTTCCTAAACTGGCAAATTTACCATCTCAAACCTGAGTCATTTTGGAAACGTCAAATCTTCTTCCTAAGGCAATAACAGCAAATACTTTGCAAGTATAAAAGTAGAATTGAATCGTCATCAATATATGCCGAAGCTAACTAACAAGCATCCTTAGTATCGACAGATGTGCGATTATCCATTACTTGCATATAACCGCTTTTATAAATCTCTTCAAAACATAACCGAATAGTACCAATGGTATATTTGAGAGCAAAATACTTTCAAAAGACAACTAGAATAACCGGGCTATTCATCCTCTAATAACTTCGTGACACAACCCTATTTGTGGAAGTTTATGTACTAATGGAAGTACTCAAAAGGAAAGGTAGTTACTTACAAAAGGAAGAGTAAAAAGTGTGCTTTTGAATGGTAGAACAAAAAATAAAGAAACCATAATATGACAACAGCAATAAGAGCTCCTTAATAAACGATTATTTTTTTCAAAACCGCAGCAGCTATAAAAGCCGCAAGCGAGATTCAATTTTTATTTAAAATCAAATATTAAATCATGAAAAATATATTGTTTTTTGTTGTGTTCGGGTGTATTATTTTATCATGCAGCCCCAATAATGTAGTAGCCGATCAGGAATTAGCCTCTGATAATCAAAGTTTGGTAGATGTTAAAATCACCAACGGTGTATTGGAATTCAGCTCCAAACAACACCTTCTAAATGTGATCAAAGAAATCGAAAAGTCGAATAATATGGAAAACTGGTATAATAACTCGGAATTTCGTTCATTGCTACAAAGGCAAAACAAGTTGAGAGAGGCCGATCTAGATCATATAGCCAATACTGGTGAATTGGGTAGCCAAGCGGATGTTTTGTTCTTTAGAGAAGACAATGGAGAGTTGATTTTGGAAAAAATAGTAGAGGATCCGCGGTTTGCCGCCGTTCTCAATGAAAATAGCTTTGTGATTGTCGATAATGTGGTATATCACATTGGGGAAGAAGGAGTTGCTTATATTTCGTTGGCAGAGAATAAGAAAATACTTCCGACCTTCCTAAAGAACCCATCAATGGAGGGTGCCACTTTCGAGAAAACAAAAGCAGAGTATTTCAAAAACGTTCGTATGGCGTCTGTAACTGATGCAACCGTTGGAGATCCGTATAATAGCAATCGAAGGATTGTCGCAGAATTTGTAAGGCACTATTCTGTTGTATATATATCTCTAGTTGTCAAAATGCGATGCCAAAAGAAGAATTGGATTGGATGGAGCAACACAAATTGCTACTCTATGAATTTTAGTGCCAGCGGCGTATTTAGTGAGGCTGGAGTAAATTTCCCATTTAGTGGTACTCGCTCGGGTACAAATGTAGAAGAGATCACAATGTTTGTGGATGAAGTCTATAACCTAAGTTTAAATTGGGTATCCACAAGTGGTACAGGAAGCTTTAAATGCTCATCAAGTGATCCAAGCTCAACTAGTTTTTCATTCTAAATCAGCCCATTAAACAAGATTTAATAATATACTAAAAATGATCGTCAGTAGGAGCGTTTACTCCTCCCCACTGACGATCTTCAATAAAGGCAAATTCAAAGCCTTCTTAACCAGTCCACCATTATTCTAGACCTGAAAAAAAATTAAACCAAACTTAGTTTGACAATTATCCTAGAAATCATGTGAGTAGCAAACCTCAAGGACATTACATCATATTTTTGCATTGTTGTACGACTACAAAATGAAAACTAATACTGAATAAACTGTGATCATATCAAAAAAATCTACACCATCAATAGGTTGTGGCAACAAAATAAACATCGAGTGACTTAAACCATACTTCCATCCTTTACCAGATCATAAGTTATGGGATAAAACATGTCGATAATATCTAAAAAATATTCTGTTTCAATTCATAAAGTCTCTTAGTACCCTATTATTGACTGCATTCACCCAGTAAGTTTGTCCTTCGCAACTCCAATGCGTATCGCCCAAAGCGTAGGCCTTTTCACCCAATTTCATAAACTCTTGGTAGGCATCGATCACCGGCATTTTTATATCTGGGGCTCTTTCAATACGCTCGGCCAACCGATTGTATTCGCCCAAATCTTGCCCTAGAATACTGGTCTTGTTGGGGATAATGGCCAAATAAACCTCATCGAATCCTAGATTTTTGTAATAGCTATACGTGGCATTTACATTGCGTACCAAATTGCTTATTTCTTCATTGTCGATAACCTCGAAAGCCGAACTGATGCCCGGTTCGCTGGGCAAATAATACAGCAAATGTGCCTGATTTTTACTCAATTTCACATGCTCGTCAACCCGATCGAAAAGTGTGTAGTTCAATGCCGCTTTCCACTCTCTTACCTTCATTGTCCAATCGTAACCAAAAAGTATAGATTGGTG
Encoded proteins:
- a CDS encoding OmpH family outer membrane protein; protein product: MKIKVLAALFALAMLTGFGVQAQVKIGYTNIDYILTNIPDSKEVQSKLATEQAQYKKLLDEKIGDFQKNYEDYQKNAATMTPVIRQDKEKSLQTAQEAIQEFQQNSEAALQRKQQELLAPVMDKIQGAIDAVAKANGYTYVLNSDAGYGTTPVVLVAPDGDNITDLVFKQLGVEPPKADAGSSQN
- a CDS encoding OmpH family outer membrane protein yields the protein MKKSLFFLFLSLLSVNGIAQKFGYIDSDYILSKMPEYKEAVESMNTYSEEWVKDIQTKYREVEGLKLKYQEEEILLTDAMRKEREGEIARKEEEVKNLNNQVFGLNGQLFLKKKEIMKPIMDMIYVACEKVARQKKLMFIFDKASDLTMIYTDPRHDYTDYVLEAMGIAEENKK
- a CDS encoding glycosyltransferase, with protein sequence MNYLIVDLNITLDGHKLGFVQEMLHYLSQKQYADHQFHFLVNVDLEKEENSAVRVHAIDKSYQAKFDRHKGLKKYQEQWKYIHLKASQQSIDRVILMEFDLYQAAIGMDKNCHFGISGIWFRPYPRQQPIGLSLFGKLKFPLKRQQKKLLLRTALRNKRLDSIFILNDQATVDKLNARHGNRFAYLPDPVFEYNCPSLSNIRQQYGIDAARKILLVFGYIDDRKNIPNILKAVEKLSREEQSNLCLLMVGKVAPNYQELVSQAIDKHKSNAQLLQIDSFVENCEMEALFQQSDLVLRMNVNYFASSGIIGMAAKYNKPSLVSDYGIVAELTEKYALGKIADPLHIGQIKSALSDFLNHPEKWTVDGQNYFREHNTQAFVETLLFIGGSNLQKSPR